A single genomic interval of Chitinophaga sp. 180180018-3 harbors:
- a CDS encoding amidohydrolase, with translation MDKIANDSRYTFKNVLLETGFEYDGEEVVKTKTALFCVEIEDGKIKAIAPNDPAKDAIDAKGWLMLPAFKDMHAHLDKMLYGLPWQAVSAKRRTVKDQIAYEQKMIPEWLKTSVERTEKLIEFLQSNGTHYIRSHFNIDPTSGFDSLKHLEIALKNKQKTAGAELVAFPQHGVFYTNTAPLLKEVAKMDIDFIGGVDPYSIDGSIEKTMDLITQLAIDHNRGIDIHLHEAGESGVKTIEYLINKANENPVLRGKTFVSHAFALGHLSGVETERMAARLAEAGVGIVSSVPFGNTIMPIPVLRKHGVEVLVGNDNIQDHWSTFGPGNMLRKAKLIAGLYGYTSEWALSRTLAFATRYVLPLDDKGNQQWPKAGNDADLVFLEASCSAEVVARVSPVKSLVHKGNIVF, from the coding sequence ATGGATAAAATAGCAAACGACAGTCGTTATACATTCAAAAATGTACTGCTGGAAACGGGGTTTGAGTATGATGGGGAAGAAGTGGTAAAGACAAAAACCGCGCTTTTCTGTGTTGAAATAGAAGACGGTAAGATAAAGGCTATCGCACCCAACGATCCTGCTAAGGATGCCATTGATGCGAAAGGCTGGCTGATGCTTCCTGCATTTAAGGATATGCACGCCCATTTGGATAAGATGCTCTATGGTTTGCCATGGCAGGCTGTTTCGGCGAAAAGGAGAACCGTGAAGGATCAGATAGCCTATGAGCAGAAGATGATCCCTGAATGGCTGAAAACTTCCGTGGAACGGACAGAAAAACTGATTGAGTTTCTGCAATCAAACGGTACACACTATATCCGTTCTCATTTTAATATCGATCCTACCTCCGGCTTTGATTCATTAAAACACCTGGAGATAGCGCTGAAGAACAAACAGAAAACGGCAGGGGCGGAGTTGGTCGCTTTTCCCCAGCATGGGGTGTTTTACACCAACACGGCTCCTTTGTTAAAAGAAGTGGCAAAAATGGACATAGATTTCATCGGCGGAGTAGATCCATATTCCATTGATGGAAGTATAGAAAAAACTATGGACCTGATCACGCAGCTGGCTATCGATCACAACAGGGGAATTGATATTCATTTGCATGAGGCAGGTGAATCCGGTGTGAAGACGATAGAATACCTGATTAACAAGGCAAATGAAAATCCGGTGCTTCGTGGCAAAACCTTTGTGAGCCACGCTTTTGCGCTGGGTCATCTTTCAGGGGTAGAAACGGAGCGCATGGCGGCACGACTGGCTGAAGCTGGTGTAGGCATTGTTTCTTCTGTGCCTTTCGGCAATACCATTATGCCAATTCCCGTGTTAAGAAAGCATGGCGTAGAAGTACTGGTGGGTAACGATAATATCCAGGATCACTGGAGCACATTCGGACCAGGCAACATGCTCCGGAAGGCAAAGCTCATCGCTGGTCTTTATGGCTATACTTCCGAATGGGCACTTTCAAGAACGCTGGCCTTTGCTACAAGGTATGTGCTTCCATTGGATGATAAAGGCAACCAGCAATGGCCTAAAGCAGGCAACGACGCAGATCTTGTATTCCTGGAAGCATCCTGCTCTGCCGAAGTAGTGGCAAGGGTTTCACCTGTTAAATCGTTGGTGCATAAAGGAAATATTGTATTCTGA
- a CDS encoding DUF4822 domain-containing protein translates to MKNVKKVTSLLLLAVCSIFFFSCSKDKDPEPKQLTPAETLASTPWETTNAKNNKGENVVLTDANVSNFVGFAYFKADGTFTMYNLDNSPKMHGDWTVSADGKTRTIVAKNDAGAVLFTRVVDITVLTKQEFTYRIYPDSNDKTVYFDIIHTPTTHAEPKK, encoded by the coding sequence ATGAAGAATGTAAAAAAAGTAACCAGCCTTCTTTTATTGGCGGTATGTAGCATCTTTTTCTTTAGCTGCAGCAAAGATAAAGACCCTGAGCCGAAACAACTCACACCAGCTGAAACGCTTGCCAGTACTCCCTGGGAAACTACCAATGCAAAAAATAACAAAGGAGAAAACGTGGTGTTGACCGATGCAAACGTATCTAACTTTGTAGGTTTCGCTTATTTCAAGGCAGATGGTACATTCACCATGTACAACCTGGACAATTCACCGAAAATGCATGGCGACTGGACGGTTTCCGCTGATGGAAAAACCCGTACTATCGTTGCGAAGAATGATGCAGGCGCCGTGTTGTTCACCCGTGTGGTTGACATCACTGTTCTGACAAAACAGGAGTTTACCTACCGTATTTATCCTGATAGTAACGACAAAACGGTATACTTCGATATTATCCATACACCAACCACTCACGCGGAACCTAAAAAGTAG
- a CDS encoding helix-turn-helix transcriptional regulator: MKIYDDTSYIPVLGLHEFRKGQLAGREEFLFNELHGERHIEKPHKHDFFIINLFESAKGVHNIDFHDYPIGNKQIHVLFPGQVHTWSIKPNTTGYQLMIQQRFFERFAPFFRFSFSNYMNHPVIPLTNNNFKLLKYEFDAIKDELSSPDSVQEIISARAAVIAAIVSKEAENIFTDLKVLQSNPRLAQFNMLIDKFYKREKLVGFYASKLHISANYLNILCKNQLHVSATKLIQQRVLLEAKRLLQTTDLSIKEIAFELGFVDHAYFSNFFKAQAGVTPTQFREG, translated from the coding sequence ATGAAGATTTACGATGATACAAGCTACATCCCTGTTTTAGGTCTCCATGAATTCAGGAAGGGCCAGCTGGCTGGCAGGGAAGAATTCCTCTTCAATGAACTGCATGGTGAACGGCATATCGAAAAGCCGCATAAGCATGATTTTTTTATCATCAATCTGTTTGAATCGGCAAAAGGGGTTCATAATATCGATTTTCACGATTATCCAATCGGAAATAAGCAAATTCATGTGCTGTTTCCCGGACAGGTACATACCTGGAGTATCAAGCCCAATACAACGGGCTACCAGCTGATGATACAGCAGCGTTTTTTCGAACGCTTCGCACCATTCTTCCGTTTTTCGTTTTCGAATTACATGAATCATCCGGTGATCCCGCTGACCAACAATAATTTCAAATTGCTGAAGTATGAATTTGATGCGATCAAGGATGAACTGAGTTCGCCTGACTCCGTACAGGAGATTATCAGCGCGCGCGCCGCCGTTATTGCCGCGATTGTAAGTAAAGAGGCAGAGAATATTTTTACTGATTTGAAAGTATTGCAATCTAATCCGAGGCTTGCACAATTCAATATGCTGATTGATAAATTTTACAAGCGGGAAAAACTGGTGGGGTTCTATGCTTCAAAGTTGCATATCTCTGCCAACTATTTGAATATTCTTTGTAAAAATCAGCTTCATGTATCGGCTACTAAATTGATACAGCAACGAGTGCTGCTGGAAGCAAAGCGGCTGTTGCAGACAACGGATCTGTCTATAAAGGAAATTGCGTTTGAGCTTGGCTTTGTGGATCATGCGTATTTTTCTAATTTTTTTAAGGCACAGGCAGGGGTTACGCCGACGCAGTTCAGGGAGGGATAG
- a CDS encoding MEKHLA domain-containing protein, translating into MTSSYISLITQIDQNFLHRNGRPLPAPPDVSERAQWLHEKAPYSILAHGTGTDPHFIYANQFALSCFKYSIDEFLQLPSRLSAAPQDRSQRERLLQDVTFNGIAYHYTGPRVDKYGNTFTIYDGVIWRLVHPDGSALGQAALFWCNESERPAWYV; encoded by the coding sequence ATGACATCATCGTATATTTCTTTAATCACACAAATTGATCAAAATTTCCTTCATAGGAATGGCAGGCCACTTCCAGCGCCACCGGATGTTTCGGAACGCGCACAATGGCTGCATGAAAAAGCTCCATATAGCATCCTGGCGCATGGAACTGGTACTGATCCTCATTTCATTTATGCCAATCAGTTTGCGTTGTCTTGTTTTAAATACAGCATAGATGAATTCCTGCAACTTCCCTCCCGGCTAAGTGCAGCACCACAGGACAGGAGTCAAAGAGAGCGGTTGTTACAGGACGTGACGTTCAACGGCATTGCTTATCATTATACCGGCCCTCGTGTTGATAAATACGGGAATACTTTCACGATTTATGATGGTGTGATATGGCGGCTAGTCCATCCGGATGGATCAGCACTCGGGCAAGCAGCACTTTTCTGGTGCAATGAATCGGAAAGGCCTGCGTGGTATGTTTAA